The Vespula vulgaris chromosome 2, iyVesVulg1.1, whole genome shotgun sequence genome has a segment encoding these proteins:
- the LOC127061602 gene encoding peroxisomal membrane protein 11C encodes MDVEILSNYLDTYHGRDKILRTLSYIAKLTTVATTSKTTEAKLKIFSSKMSECRVILRLLDDLPIFYYARKYGWGKQESDWFIRSIELIQIAVDMIFSPIEHICWAGENQIVSLNSAKWDNITIWLWVVSLYLSLTKSLRKISQLKLSKLQGNEVCANSNETNKKIKHDIQEELITCLCLILDIIYAVSYLPSGVLWGGFLKTWHVGALGTISSCISLYRALHKKIMQKKKL; translated from the exons ATGGATGTAGAAATTTTATCCAATTACTTGGACACATATCACGGACGAGATAAAATTTTGAGAACTTTGTCATATATAGCAAAATTAACTACAGTGGCTACTACATCTAAGACAACAGaagcaaaattgaaaatatttagtaGTAAAATGAGCGAATGTAGAGTGATTTTACGTTTATTAGATGACTTaccaatattttattatgcaaGAAAATATGGATGGGGAAAACag GAATCTGACTGGTTTATTAGAAGTATAGAACTGATACAAATTGCCGTGGATATGATCTTTAGTCCTATAGAGCATATCTGTTGGGCTGGAGAGAATCAAATTGTTTCGCTTAATTCTGCCAAATGGGATAACATTACTATATGGCTTTGGGTAGTAtctctctacctttctttaacaaa aTCATTGAGAAAAATAAGTCAATTGAAGTTAAGCAAATTACAAGGAAATGAAGTGTGTGCAAACTCAaa tgaaacaaataaaaaaattaagcaTGATATTCAAGAAGAATTGATAACATGCTTGTGCTTGATATTGGATATAATTTATGCAGTCAGTTATCTTCCTAGTGGAGTACTTTGGGGCGGATTTTTAAAAACATGGCATGTTGGGGCACTTGGTACTATATCCTCTTGTATTTCTCTTTACCGAGCATTGCATAAAAAgataatgcaaaaaaaaaagttataa